The region GGGCCACCGCGCGCGGCGAGATCGACCCGCTCCAGCTGGAGATCACCCGCCGGCCCGCCGACCCGGCCGACGACGCCGCACCGGTGCCGGTGTCGCGCCAGGCGCTGGCCGGGTTCCTGGCGATCGACCAGTTCGTCGAGCTGCTGCCGTCGCTGGCCGAGTCGCGCCAGGTCGAGCAGGCGGCGCGCCGGGTGTCCGACGCCGACCTGGTCCCGTTGATGCGCAAGGCGTTGGAGCCCGCGTACCCGCTGGAGCGCTACCTGGCCGCGCACGACGTGCTGGTGGACGTGTTCGGCATCGAGGAGCTCTACGGGCGCCCGCGCCGGGTCCTGATCGTGACCGGCGACGCCATCTCGGAGAAGATGGCCGGTCCCGCGATCCGCGCGTGGAACATGGCCGACGTCCTCTCCGACGAGCACCAGGTCCGGCTGGTGACGTTCAACCCGCTGTGCTCCCCGCCGGACGCGCCCTTCGAGGTGCGGGGGATCAAGCCGCGCGAGGTCGACCCGCACCTGGCGTGGGCGGACGTGATCGTGTTGCAGGGCCACGCCCTGGAGCTCCTGCCGCAGCTCAAGACGCCGCAGTCGACCAAGATCGTCGTCTGCGACATCTACGACCCGATGCACCTGGAACTGCTGGAGCAGGGCCGCGACGCCACCGACGAGCAGCGCGCGAAGGACCTGGTCGGCGTCACCCGGGTGCTCAACAACCAGTTGGCGCGCGGCGACTTCTTCCTGTGCGCCTCGGAGCGGCAGCGGCACTTCTGGCTGGGCCACCTGGCGTCCATGGGCCGGCTCACCCCCTCCCTGTACGACACCGACCCCACGGTGAAGTCGCTGCTCGCCGTCGTCCCGTTCGGGCTGTCCGGCAAGCCGCCGCAGCGCACCGGCCCCGGCCTGCGCGACACGCTGGGCATCGCGCCGGAGGACAAGGTCGTGCTCTGGGCGGGCGGCGTCTACAGCTGGTTCGACCCGCTGACCCTGATCCACGCCGTCGACCGGCTGCGCGGCGCGCACCCGGACGCCAAGCTGGTGTTCCTGGGCATGAAGCACCCCAACCCCGAGGTGCCGGACATGGGCATCACCGGCCAGACCCGCGCGCTGGCCAAGCGCCTCGGGCTGGTCGGCACGAACGTGTTCTTCAACGAGGCGTGGGTGCCCTACCAGGAGCGGCAGAACTGGTTGCTGGACGCCGATTGCGGGGTCACCACGCACTACGAGCACGTGGAGACCACCTTCGCGTTCCGCACCCGGGTGCTGGACTACCTGTGGGCCGGGCTGCCGATCGTGACCACCGACGGCGACTCGTTCGCGGACCTGGTGGAGCGCGAGGGCCTGGGCGTGGTGGTGCCTTCCGAGGACGCCGAGGCGCTGGCGGCGGCGTTGGAGAAGGTCTTGTACGACAAGGAGTTCGCCGCGGGCTGCAGCGAGCGCATCGCCGCGGTCCGGGAGCGCTTCGCCTGGGAGGCCGTGCTGGCGCCGCTGGTCGACTTCTGCCGCAGCCCCCGGCCCGCCGCGGACCGGCTGCCCGGAGCGGCCCCGATGGTCCGCAACCGGCCGTTGGGGCGCAAGGAGAAGTTACAGCGCGACGTGCGCCTGATCCGGGAGTACCTGGACCAGGGCGGGGCGGCCGAGGTCGCCAAGCGCGCCACCGGCCGGGTCCTCAAGAAGCTGCGCGGCAATGGTTGAGCCGCTCAGGGTGCTCATCGACGGCACCCCCCTGCTCGGGCACCGGACCGGGATCGGCCGCTACACCTCGGCGCTGGCGGAGGAACTGGCGTCGATGGGCGACGCCGTCGACGTCCGGGCGGTCGCCTTCACGCTGCGCGGGTGGCGCGCGCTGCGGACCGTGCTGCCGCACGACGTGACCGCGCGCGGGCTCCCGGTGTCGGCGAGGTTGCTGCGGCAGTTCTGGCTGCGCGGGCCGTTCCCGCCGGTCGAGCTCCTGGCCGGACCCACTGACGTGATGCACGCCACCAACTTCGTGCTGCCGCCCGCGATCCGCGCGGGCGGCGTGGTCACGATCCACGACCTGGCGTTCCTCGACGCGCCCGGGGACCTGCCGCCCTCCGACCGCAGGCTGCCCGAGCTGGTCCGCAAGTCGGCGGTCCGCGCCGACATCGTGTGCACGCCGACCCAGGCCGTCGCGAACGTGGTCACCGAGCGGTACGAGGTCGACCCGGAGAAGATCGTCGTCACGCCGCTGGGCGTGGACCCGGCGTGGTTCGCCGCCCGGCCGCCGGGCGACGACCTGCGCGCCCGGCTGGGCCTGCCCGCCGAGTACGTGCTCTTCGTCGGTGCCGGCGGCCCGCGCAAGGGCCTCGCGACGCTCGTGGACGCCCACGCCACGCACCCCGTCCTGCCGCCGCTGGTGCTGGCCGGGCCCGGCCACGCCGGGAAGGACGGCCGGGTGCTGCGGACCGGGTACCTGAAGGACGTCGACCTGCGCAGCGTGGTGGCGGGCGCGACGGCGCTGGTGCTGCCGTCGCGCGACGAGGGTTTCGGCCTGCCGGTGCTGGAGGCGTTGGCGTGCAACGTCCCCGTGGTGTGCACGGACGTGCCGGCGTTGCGCGAGGTGGCCGGCGGCCACGCCGTGCACGTGCCGGTGGGCGACGCGGAGGCGTTGGGCCAGGCCCTGGTGGACGCGGTGGAGAC is a window of Saccharothrix espanaensis DSM 44229 DNA encoding:
- a CDS encoding glycosyltransferase → MERASLPDASVVVVNYRGADDTITCLRALFADLSYPAEKLQVICVDNASGDGGAERIRAAVPQALVVDSAENLGFAGGCNLGARHATGTVLAFLNNDARPHPDWLRAAVRVLRAEPTVGAVASKVLDWDGRAIDFVDGGLTWFGMGYKRHAGEPDDGSHDVPRDVLFGTGSALVVRARLFRELDGFDERFFMFYEDVDLGWRLNLRGWRVRYEPTSLTYHKHHASMSTVDTSRELFLLERNALAALYKNASDETLARALPAALALVVRRATARGEIDPLQLEITRRPADPADDAAPVPVSRQALAGFLAIDQFVELLPSLAESRQVEQAARRVSDADLVPLMRKALEPAYPLERYLAAHDVLVDVFGIEELYGRPRRVLIVTGDAISEKMAGPAIRAWNMADVLSDEHQVRLVTFNPLCSPPDAPFEVRGIKPREVDPHLAWADVIVLQGHALELLPQLKTPQSTKIVVCDIYDPMHLELLEQGRDATDEQRAKDLVGVTRVLNNQLARGDFFLCASERQRHFWLGHLASMGRLTPSLYDTDPTVKSLLAVVPFGLSGKPPQRTGPGLRDTLGIAPEDKVVLWAGGVYSWFDPLTLIHAVDRLRGAHPDAKLVFLGMKHPNPEVPDMGITGQTRALAKRLGLVGTNVFFNEAWVPYQERQNWLLDADCGVTTHYEHVETTFAFRTRVLDYLWAGLPIVTTDGDSFADLVEREGLGVVVPSEDAEALAAALEKVLYDKEFAAGCSERIAAVRERFAWEAVLAPLVDFCRSPRPAADRLPGAAPMVRNRPLGRKEKLQRDVRLIREYLDQGGAAEVAKRATGRVLKKLRGNG
- a CDS encoding glycosyltransferase family 4 protein; this encodes MVEPLRVLIDGTPLLGHRTGIGRYTSALAEELASMGDAVDVRAVAFTLRGWRALRTVLPHDVTARGLPVSARLLRQFWLRGPFPPVELLAGPTDVMHATNFVLPPAIRAGGVVTIHDLAFLDAPGDLPPSDRRLPELVRKSAVRADIVCTPTQAVANVVTERYEVDPEKIVVTPLGVDPAWFAARPPGDDLRARLGLPAEYVLFVGAGGPRKGLATLVDAHATHPVLPPLVLAGPGHAGKDGRVLRTGYLKDVDLRSVVAGATALVLPSRDEGFGLPVLEALACNVPVVCTDVPALREVAGGHAVHVPVGDAEALGQALVDAVETPPEPAEQAARRAHAAEFTWRKTAQKTVEAYRLAASARR